DNA from Denticeps clupeoides chromosome 7, fDenClu1.1, whole genome shotgun sequence:
tattgaacattttttgGCCCACAGTTTTAAATAACTATTTTGTCAGTGCTCCTGATTAACTGTGACATTTCCTATTCACGATATTTCATGAGTTGTGCAAAATGAATAACGCATAAAGCATGTAATGCACAAATTAAGCACATGTAATTCACCACATAAATCGTAGATGATAGTGAACGCGATAAATACATGGAATAAAAGTGAAGCATTTATGACGTCACAACACAGTTTCCCCTGTGTTTTAACATGGCAACACAGATAAGCCTCACGACTACAGCTCCCAGAATGCAGCGGTGTAATGTGTTCACCTGATTGGTTGAAGAAGTCGAACGAGGGTTTGGAGGCGGGAGCAGGGAAAGTTCACACGGAAAAGCCGACAGAGCGCATCTGAACGGTACCCACGTTGTTTTTGTCTGATAAGaaggtttttgtgtttttattgtttgccGATCTCACATTAACTGATTCATCCATCCACTCGAACCTTTAACCTTCAGATTTGGGCACTCTTCTCAGGCGTTAGGATTTATCCACCGAAGGTGCAGCAGCGACACCTGACCTCACCTCGCCGCCCCAGTCAGTAACCATTCTGCACGACACGGATATGGAGGGTTAGTCACGTCGCATGACTCCGTTTTTGTTCCCTAGTTCGCCATGACGGACCGAAGGGTCGTGGTGTTCCCCTCCTCGGCTGAGCTCGGCCCTGCGCTGGCCGAGCTGGTGTCCAGCCGGGCCGAGAAGGTCCTCGGCCAGGGCGGAAGTCGTTTCTCCTTGGGTCTGTCTGGAGGGAGTTTGGTGTCGATGCTCAGCAAAGAGTTGCCCGCACTACCCAACCTGGACTGCAGCCGATGGCTGGTGGGCTTCTGTGATGAAAGGGTGGTTCCTTTTGATGACCCTGAAAGCACCTATGGACTTTACAAGGTAACTGCACACTGACCTGGCCGTATTCTAAAATAAACGTATGTAATGGGATTCTCTGTTGATCACCTTTCAGAGTCAACTTTTTCCCAAACTCAACATTCCCAAGGAGCACATTTTGGCAATTAATCACTCTTTACCTGTGGAAGAATGTGCAGAAGACTATGCTCACAAGTTGAAGCAGGTGGCGtcagttttcatttcatttcacccCTACGTCAAAGTCATAATATAGCGTAGGGATTTCCTGCTGATTAGTGGCGGTGTGTATTGGCAACAATGCGATACGTATCACATATCATGATGTgtttatatcatgatatattgtgatactgtacagttcactgaaaatgtaaaaacagagctgatgtaCAAGATGCCGTGtatgatctgtgtggatcacattacattaataattgaGCCATAACAACataactgaattttggactaaatttgtatacaaaacaTTGAtttttgatgtccctgtatcgatacaatatcattatgtaaaatatcacgatatgttgctgtatcaatattgtCTAGGACCCCTAATAATTAGCacctgatcatttctttgtaaatgggcaaacttacaaaatcaccAGGTGTAAAGTTTTTGTCTTTAAATTATAGACGTTCCCAGATGACCAGATCCCCATGTTTGATATGCTGCTGCTGGGAATGGGACCCGATGGACACACTTGCTCCCTCTTCCCTGACCACCCCATTTTGCAGGTAAATGCGTGAATGGCGATATATTTGAATACCTTATGTCTGAATTTTAAGGCCAACTACCAAATACCATATGCATGTCATTCCGATAGGTGGATACAAAACTCTTTTCCTAAATGTTAACATGGAACATCACTGGGTCAGCCTCAGAACATTCTTGAAATCAATCCAAAAGTGAGGTGCACtttaaggtcccctattatgaaaatgtcactttgtgagattatttaacatttaatacaagttcccctcacctgtctatggtcctgcagtggctagaatgGAGATGTGGAGATATACCCCccatttttcatgctttgtccaACAAGAGAATTTCCccaaaattagcacaaatgtattttttacttCCATCAGGCTAGACGctaatttaattacaattttttgcagTATAAAGTATACTGCAGTATAAACTGAACTACGGCATGTCAGACATACAGAAAAATTCACCTTGTCTGTCTGATGCCTGTCTTTTAAGATATGCCTGAACTATATCAGATGAATGATTTTTAAATTTGTAGATGGTATTCTGAGcctttttattttgattaagaaagtttttttttttttttttaattatgaatcaGGAGCTGCAGATCCTTAACAGTTCCATGGCAGACTgcggcacccacgatgtggggcTGTGGTCTTCCCTGCCAACCGGTGTCATATACAACAAGCACACAACCAGAACACCGTTTCCATTTTTCTTAtatgcaatatgtgtatatatccactctgtacattttcacaaataatttttttatgtatttactgATCTTCTTATCTtctcttaaaataaaatttgctCTGAAGGAAACCATGAAGACGGTGGCCCCCATCAGTGACTCCCCAAAACCTCCTCCTTGTCGCGTGACCATGACCTTTCCTGTGGTAAACGCTGCCCGCTGTGTGGTTTTTGTGTCCACAGGAGGGAGCAAAGCTCCTGTCCTCAAGGTACCTGTGACGTTGATCTTGTATGTTTTCACTAATGCACGAAACTAAATTCAAAGCCGTTTCGTGTGCAGTTTTTCTTCCCCTTCCCAGCCGTTTTCTAAAACTACCTGTGTCTTACAGCAAGTGTTGGAGGGTGGGGTCACCCCAGCTCTACCAGCAGCTTGTGTCTCCCCCAGTCAGGGAGAACTTCTGTGGCTCGTAGATGAACCCGCAGCGGCGGCCTTAACGCTTTCGGTGGAAAGGCCGGGGCCGGGTGCGAAGCTGTAGCAGAGCGGAGAGGAATGCGCGGGGACGCTTCACCTGCAGACTGGTGGCATGTCCCGTGGTGTGCGTGCTGAAACGAAGGATCTCTGAAGGATGCCGCCGCAGGGCAGTCACTTCGTTCAGGGTCCGGTAAAGGTTTC
Protein-coding regions in this window:
- the pgls gene encoding 6-phosphogluconolactonase, whose translation is MTDRRVVVFPSSAELGPALAELVSSRAEKVLGQGGSRFSLGLSGGSLVSMLSKELPALPNLDCSRWLVGFCDERVVPFDDPESTYGLYKSQLFPKLNIPKEHILAINHSLPVEECAEDYAHKLKQTFPDDQIPMFDMLLLGMGPDGHTCSLFPDHPILQETMKTVAPISDSPKPPPCRVTMTFPVVNAARCVVFVSTGGSKAPVLKQVLEGGVTPALPAACVSPSQGELLWLVDEPAAAALTLSVERPGPGAKL